The following are from one region of the Sandaracinus amylolyticus genome:
- a CDS encoding glycosyltransferase family 2 protein, with amino-acid sequence MSARPRVLVVVPAHDEEAALPGVLRELRAVAAAPCDEWCELDVVVIDDGSTDGSARVAEAHGTHVIRHPVNRGYGAALSSGYRHALERGHDLVITLDGDGQHDASQIVSLLRAARGADFVVGSRMLRPGSAPLSIPRRVGIHLFAALGRAISELPITDPTSGFTAVRRRALPFLIEHTPRDFPDLNVLIALERASFVVCEVPVTMRPRRSGRSMNHGLAPFFYVARMLWYVYRERRTARAAVVVEGEAERAQAK; translated from the coding sequence ATGAGCGCCCGGCCGCGGGTGCTGGTCGTCGTCCCGGCGCACGACGAAGAGGCGGCGCTCCCCGGCGTCCTGCGCGAGCTCCGCGCCGTCGCGGCGGCGCCGTGCGACGAGTGGTGCGAGCTCGACGTCGTGGTGATCGACGACGGATCGACCGACGGCTCGGCGCGCGTCGCCGAGGCCCACGGCACGCACGTGATCCGACACCCGGTCAACCGGGGCTACGGCGCTGCGCTCTCGTCGGGCTATCGCCACGCGCTCGAGCGCGGGCACGATCTCGTCATCACGCTGGACGGCGACGGACAGCACGACGCGTCGCAGATCGTCTCGCTGCTCCGCGCCGCGCGCGGCGCCGACTTCGTCGTCGGCTCGCGCATGCTGCGGCCCGGAAGCGCGCCGCTCTCGATCCCGCGGCGGGTCGGGATCCACCTCTTCGCCGCGCTCGGCCGCGCGATCAGCGAGCTGCCGATCACCGATCCGACCAGCGGCTTCACCGCGGTGCGCCGCCGCGCGCTGCCCTTCCTCATCGAGCACACGCCGCGCGACTTCCCCGATCTGAACGTGCTGATCGCGCTCGAGCGCGCGAGCTTCGTGGTGTGCGAGGTGCCGGTCACGATGCGCCCGCGCCGCAGCGGCCGCTCGATGAACCACGGGCTCGCCCCCTTCTTCTACGTCGCGCGGATGCTCTGGTACGTGTACCGCGAGCGCCGCACGGCGCGCGCCGCCGTCGTCGTCGAGGGCGAGGCCGAGCGCGCTCAGGCGAAGTAG
- a CDS encoding 2OG-Fe(II) oxygenase → MVQSEQQQVGAPTNERIRELFSRWGLNAGREVVGFTFRAAELSHDRVVGGPQVLATFVHESTSVGVRLWRAGEAPRFKRVGEIDLAHDPVDPALGRGVVALLDRLVAWLKHHDDGAALATLLDGAPRSAPEPAPSEAFTSSQPYVVVHEAPPLDPAKQAPPDRPVIPFDFIDVADLHRYPDALREIYAGKRGGLVIRGVYSKEEMARVVGRLERSQERFPLMHLPANQRSYFLGLCLEGGDPELTEYLDAATRFREETLPVFEGMAPFEQRVETLFRSMSGGRRVQLAHYGDGRPYTPATIRILPPGGQLAPHCGNEMYRRPSYRHLNSFVDDHDQLSFFLTLQEPEAGGGLIIYSLKWANVGSEHILSDERSNVGAILHESQWQEVRPGAGDVLIFDGGRYLHRVDWVRGPRTRWTMGGFLMFDRPGDTVLYFA, encoded by the coding sequence ATGGTGCAGAGCGAACAGCAGCAGGTCGGCGCGCCCACGAACGAGCGGATCCGCGAGCTCTTCTCGCGGTGGGGGCTGAACGCGGGGCGCGAGGTCGTCGGCTTCACGTTCCGCGCGGCGGAGCTCTCGCACGATCGCGTCGTCGGCGGGCCGCAGGTCCTCGCCACGTTCGTGCACGAATCGACGAGCGTCGGTGTGCGCCTCTGGCGTGCGGGAGAGGCGCCGCGCTTCAAGCGGGTCGGCGAGATCGATCTCGCCCACGACCCGGTCGACCCCGCGCTCGGCCGCGGCGTCGTCGCGCTGCTCGATCGGCTCGTCGCGTGGCTCAAGCACCACGACGACGGCGCCGCGCTCGCCACGCTCCTCGACGGAGCGCCCCGATCCGCGCCCGAGCCCGCTCCGAGCGAGGCCTTCACCTCGTCCCAGCCCTACGTCGTCGTGCACGAGGCGCCGCCGCTCGATCCCGCGAAGCAGGCGCCGCCCGATCGTCCGGTGATCCCCTTCGACTTCATCGACGTCGCGGACCTCCACCGCTATCCCGACGCGCTGCGCGAGATCTACGCGGGCAAGCGCGGCGGGCTCGTGATCCGCGGCGTGTACTCGAAGGAAGAGATGGCGCGCGTCGTGGGCCGCCTCGAGCGAAGCCAGGAGCGCTTCCCGCTGATGCACCTGCCGGCGAACCAGCGCTCGTACTTCCTCGGGCTCTGCCTCGAGGGCGGCGATCCCGAGCTCACCGAGTACCTCGACGCGGCGACGCGCTTCCGCGAGGAGACGCTCCCGGTGTTCGAGGGCATGGCGCCCTTCGAGCAGCGGGTGGAGACGCTCTTCCGCTCGATGTCGGGCGGGCGGCGCGTGCAGCTCGCGCACTACGGCGACGGGCGTCCCTACACGCCCGCGACGATCCGGATCCTCCCGCCGGGCGGGCAGCTCGCGCCGCACTGCGGTAACGAGATGTACCGGCGCCCTTCGTACCGGCACCTCAACTCGTTCGTCGACGACCACGACCAGCTGAGCTTCTTCCTCACGCTGCAGGAGCCCGAGGCGGGCGGCGGGCTGATCATCTACTCGCTCAAGTGGGCGAACGTCGGCTCCGAGCACATCCTGTCCGACGAGCGCTCGAACGTCGGCGCGATCCTCCACGAGTCGCAGTGGCAAGAGGTGCGGCCCGGCGCGGGCGACGTGCTCATCTTCGACGGCGGCCGCTACCTCCACCGCGTCGACTGGGTGCGTGGCCCGCGCACGCGCTGGACGATGGGCGGGTTCCTGATGTTCGACCGACCCGGCGACACCGTCCTCTACTTCGCCTGA
- a CDS encoding radical SAM protein, whose translation MTAAALRDQVHPTRFRDLAVTVDFHCNSACTFCIVQEGMNHYRGVPLERFAKIADENLRSRKYDRVVFTGGEVTLERSLFEFVDVARRSGAFEHVRLQTNGRKLADPGFTARLVDAGIDEFFVSLHGDTAALQDAISQRRGSFDEVIAGLANLATHPVRRITNTVLHRANAGALVGIVDLARAHGVSEMELWNYLPMEDHADERGLIAPLGELMPQLRAALDRCAASGIRAVTKYVPRCLLGAHGDTLDNSQPDTIIVESFWNEFPRFACLYEALCEHSEECLGLAHDYVRKHGWEEDTLAPAPRSRPWSPRARAIDARPDAPPGEPRGPSGHPAWEALLRGLPEALGRVERVQLNRNQARYTLALAGGGATVELVLAARDEAAPALARTRTFNVFYTQLSGTYERGAMERLLRAACERIAAHDDGSLSLDGRKGLVQLARKRNERPDVI comes from the coding sequence GTGACGGCGGCCGCGCTGCGCGATCAGGTGCACCCCACGCGCTTCCGCGATCTCGCGGTCACCGTCGACTTCCACTGCAACAGCGCGTGCACCTTCTGCATCGTGCAGGAGGGCATGAACCACTACCGCGGCGTGCCGCTCGAGCGCTTCGCGAAGATCGCCGACGAGAACCTGCGGAGCCGCAAGTACGATCGTGTCGTCTTCACCGGCGGCGAGGTCACGCTCGAGCGCTCGCTCTTCGAGTTCGTCGACGTCGCGCGCCGCTCCGGCGCGTTCGAGCACGTGCGCCTCCAGACCAACGGGCGGAAGCTCGCCGATCCCGGGTTCACCGCGAGGCTGGTGGACGCGGGGATCGACGAGTTCTTCGTCTCGCTGCACGGCGACACCGCGGCGCTCCAGGACGCGATCTCGCAGCGGCGCGGGAGCTTCGACGAGGTGATCGCCGGCCTCGCGAACCTCGCCACGCACCCGGTCCGTCGGATCACCAACACCGTGCTGCACCGCGCCAACGCGGGCGCGCTGGTCGGGATCGTCGACCTCGCGCGGGCCCACGGCGTGTCGGAGATGGAGCTCTGGAACTACCTGCCGATGGAGGATCACGCCGACGAGCGCGGCCTCATCGCGCCGCTCGGCGAGCTCATGCCCCAGCTCCGCGCCGCGCTCGATCGTTGCGCCGCGTCGGGGATCCGCGCGGTGACCAAGTACGTGCCGCGCTGCCTGCTCGGCGCGCACGGCGACACGCTCGACAACTCGCAGCCCGACACGATCATCGTCGAGAGCTTCTGGAACGAGTTCCCGCGCTTCGCGTGCCTCTACGAGGCGCTCTGCGAGCACTCCGAGGAGTGCCTCGGCCTCGCACACGACTACGTGCGCAAGCACGGCTGGGAGGAGGACACGCTCGCGCCCGCGCCCCGCTCGCGCCCGTGGTCGCCGCGCGCCCGCGCGATCGACGCCCGTCCCGATGCGCCGCCCGGCGAGCCGCGCGGGCCCTCGGGGCATCCGGCGTGGGAGGCGCTCCTCCGCGGGCTGCCCGAGGCGCTGGGCCGCGTCGAGCGCGTGCAGCTCAACCGCAACCAGGCGCGCTACACGCTCGCGCTCGCGGGCGGAGGCGCGACGGTGGAGCTCGTGCTCGCGGCGCGCGACGAGGCCGCTCCTGCGCTCGCGCGCACCAGGACCTTCAACGTCTTCTACACGCAGCTCAGCGGGACTTACGAGCGCGGCGCGATGGAGCGCCTCCTGCGCGCCGCGTGCGAGCGCATCGCCGCGCACGACGACGGCTCGCTCTCGCTCGACGGCCGCAAGGGCCTCGTGCAGCTCGCTCGCAAGCGCAACGAGCGGCCGGACGTGATCTGA